In a genomic window of Colius striatus isolate bColStr4 chromosome 2, bColStr4.1.hap1, whole genome shotgun sequence:
- the ADGRF4 gene encoding LOW QUALITY PROTEIN: adhesion G protein-coupled receptor F4 (The sequence of the model RefSeq protein was modified relative to this genomic sequence to represent the inferred CDS: deleted 1 base in 1 codon; substituted 2 bases at 2 genomic stop codons), whose amino-acid sequence MDVRAAHYLLLWALYFPAASRTALRLSKKSKADNQQDSCVNLLPCKDNGAICIQPCSPSFHGERSFVLEDRKWQMFTDDSASLDIQSLFQRISECELLPSSGGHVAGGYLPFGREGKPVHGKPGDGAKYFGAADPGNSNCQADFSCIIPDILSSPAIPGNIADIVELLKISLLLSENVSRGKMQVFTFMGFKSHYSMKRVSCQTMTPNHDIVPQXELLKLPKASKAISISFPTLGAILEANRLDPVLVNGMVSSVSLPEELQHLLLVFEKVSKLENVKAQCVGWHSTERRWDNRACQVKSDNISSVICICRYHCRIFKSSSILTSPAVLQNAVLDYITRVGLGLSIFSLLLCLVIEAVVWRHVTKTAITYMRHFCLVNITASLLTDVLFIVAAIVHNTALKYQLCVADTFFLHFFYLALFFWMFTLGLLFLYGLLFGFFKITRSVFVATAFSIGYECPLVISILTVAITEPKNGYLRSGACCLNWYEMKARLAFVVPALNIIVVNVVVVVVVVVVETGRPSVGEGCKSQDLSNVIRMSKNVALLTPLLGLTWGFELATVICSRSKAFHVTFAIFXGFFILLFETLLDRKTRESLRMNCLSSKQSPKSQSVLQDDDGGKQERALCK is encoded by the exons ATGGATGTGAGGGCAGCCCACTACCTTCTCCTTTGGGCTCTGTATTTCCCGGCTGCATCACGCACTGCTCTCAGGCTAA GTAAAAAATCAAAGGCTGATAATCAACAAG ATAGCTGTGTAAATCTCCTTCCCTGCAAAGATAATGGAGCTATTTGTATCCAGCCTTGTTCCCCCTCCTTCCATGGGGAGAGAAGCTTTGTGTTGGAAGACAGAAAATGGCAAATGTTCACAGATGACTCTGCAAGCCTGGATATTCAATCCCTTTTTCAG AGGATTTCTGAATGTGAACTCCTTCCAAGCTCtggagggcatgttgctggagGATACCTTCCttttggaagggaaggaaagccaGTGCATGGGAAGCCTGGAGATGGAGCAAAATATTTTGGTGCTGCTGACCCTGGGAATAGTAACTGCCAAGCTGATTTTTCATGCATCATCCCAGATATCCTGTCTTCACCAGCCATTCCAGGAAACATTGCTGACATAGTGGAATTGCTAAAGATTTCCCTGCTGCTATCAGAGAATGTCAGTAGAGGAAAAATGCAGGTATTTACTTTTATGGGCTTTAAGAG CCACTATTCAATGAAAAGggtatcatgtcaaaccatgacaccaaaCCATGACATCGTTCCACAATAAGAGCTTTTGAAGTTACCCAAGGCTTCCAAAGCCATCAGCATTTCGTTTCCAACACTTGGAGCCATTCTGGAAGCCAATCGGTTAGACCCTGTGCTTGTGAATGGGATGGTGTCGTCAGTGTCTCTGCCAGAAGAGCTACAGCATCTTTTGCTTGTCTTTGAAAAGGTGTCTAAGCTGGAGAATGTCAAGGCCCAGTGCGTCGGGTGGCATTCCACCGAGAGGAGATGGGATAACAGGGCATGCCAAGTGAAGTCTGACAACATCAGCAGTGTCATTTGCATCTGCAGATATCACTGCCGGATCTTCAAGTCCTCCTCCATTTTGACGTCTCCCGCTGTGCTGCAAAACGCGGTGCTGGATTACATCACCCGTGTGGGGTTAGGCCTCTCCATTTTCAGCTTACTTCTCTGCCTGGTCATCGAGGCTGTTGTCTGGCGTCATGTTACAAAGACTGCCATAACCTACATGCGCCATTTCTGCTTGGTCAACATCACCGCTTCACTTCTCACTGATGTTCTGTTCATCGTAGCAGCCATTGTGCACAATACAGCCCTGAAGTACCAGTTGTGTGTAGCAGacacttttttccttcactttttctatcttgccttgtttttttgGATGTTCACCCTGGGCCTCTTGTTTCTCTATGGActattatttgggttttttaagatAACAAGATCTGTATTTGTAGCTACAGCATTCTCAATTGGCTATGAATGTCCCTTGGTCATATCTATCCTCACTGTTGCTATTACTGAACCT AAAAATGGATATTTAAGGAGTGGAGCCTGTTGTCTTAACTGGTATGAGATGAAAGCCCGTTTGGCCTTTGTTGTACCTGCTCTGAACATCATTGTTGTGaatgtggtggtggtggtggtggtggttgtgGTGGAGACTGGGAGACCCTCTGTTGGAGAAGGCTGCAAGTCACAAGATTTGAGCAACGTGATCCGAATGAGCAAAAATGTGGCCCTTCTGACACCTCTTCTGGGTCTCACCTGGGGGTTTGAACTAGCAACGGTCATCTGCAGTCGTTCTAAGGCATTCCATGTCAC CTTTGCAATTTTTTAGGGCTTCTTCATCCTGTTGTTTGAAACGCTTCTGGACAGAAAA aCAAGAGAATCCTTAAGGATGAACTGCCTTTCATCAAAGCAAAGCCCAAAATCCCAATCTG TCCTGCAAGATGATGATGGAGGCAAACAAGAAAGAGCACTCTGCAAATAA